One Drechmeria coniospora strain ARSEF 6962 chromosome 01, whole genome shotgun sequence genomic region harbors:
- a CDS encoding Serine/threonine-protein kinase domain protein, whose translation MDGEEPTQATQNVLDPRRVGKQNSGFSDEDISDIICVLYPHSDSARQEVQRLALDDSPHIIGKDEADIVEPNYDDEDAAGRFDSNLTNHGNYAIILRLSTQVKNSTAGYVFGRNHSRCDVVFVNDPLRRVSNIHFRIYVNEFGNVMIEDQSTNGTFVDSNLLTNHPKGNSPLVTRWMLSSGSVIKIFLHSEIRDLTFLVRIPRRDEEYERDYINKVEDYLTRHGLRATPAPALAPPGPPRTGGHVDLFKALAEPAARRVGFEQPAPADAGPSRRKDPPHVIRREWTGSGKYNRIRTLGKGAFAVVYKVTSKYDGRPYAAKEIEKRRFIKNGVVDQKVENEMKIMRRVQHPNIVRYMENIEWDDRLLIIIMEYVPLGDLGKMISEAGAFHEDMSQTVSRQLLSALGYLHANNITHRDVKPDNILISSMDPVEVKLTDFGLSKVVDTEQTFLRTFCGTLLYCAPEVYTEYAEYDDNGVRNRGKKMRRMPGQRYSHAVDIWSLGGVLFYILTGSPPYPVKSGISPSELLHKVMTTPLNVSPLQTYGVSEQGIEFMHRMLQRRPENRATIVELESHSWLGGQGSIIQTSQSYDEITDDEDIAEPSLFRQPVGYEYDRVSDSMGEESEKENDGVAGGKQPPRLFGEVGVSAIGSSGVIPSGYLDLPVEDTDMGGSEIPDSHGDEEDDSDRSDTTKEKNRVAFHYNSTSVYPNQSADQLQSLVEEVASQSLGGKGSVADSNLATASQYRPQSLDPNCSKRKPPSHDTSDEMLDEIAPGGKPTMKRFKSNVTMDDVTDDILAEFKLLASMPQVRRLGSGRQVDTPVSKVIFWEKDLGTWHLQYPEMTQLQYDAFSQAARQRDEEFGPNKSPLWDLAMKYFAPNPRSPDQVDASPPAGRVGAKRDDRKLVDDTMDIPSTAAPVDGEPGHPTQPPDTQIVVPVQAGNAANRALAVIESHPESCVQGVSFPITDSLCTFGRAKENTEIFQDKQEQRVPKFAFKMLLWKEYYDPAKDPVKNTHPWQKESSPDDVSYEFWISTKATLGIRINGYNLASSDTKNPSGPAQYWAKVKDGDTITIWGGQDPKHQTKLVFRCFWGGSTKPRSRDRQQLELASQPLAQKLDSACFRTEKRIREVAERRRRLSEVKVEHDGRLKNVEMERERSHMFENRRLAAVEYLSSTVQQGPSRRDAPSSLASTVHGGRAQGIAQKSDLVR comes from the exons ATGGACGGCGAAGAACCGACCCAAG CCACCCAGAATGTCCTCGATCCGCGCCGGGTAGGCAAGCAGAACTCGGGCTTCTCCGACGAAGACATATCCGACATCATCTGCGTCCTGTACCCTCACTCGGACTCGGCGCGGCAGGAGGTCCAGCgactcgccctcgacgactcgCCGCACATCatcggcaaggacgaggccgacatTGTAGAGCCCAACTacgacgatgaggacgccgccggccgcttcGACTCGAACCTCACCAATCACGGAAACTACGCCATCATCCTCCGCCTCTCCACCCAAGTCAAGAACTCGACGGCTGGCTATGTCTTCGGCAGGAACCATAGCCGCTgcgacgtcgtcttcgtcaacgACCCCTTGCGGAGGGTCAGCAACATCCACTTCCGCATCTACGTCAACGAGTTTGGAAACGTCATGATAGAGGACCAGTCGACCAACGGTACCTTTGTCGACAGCAACCTGCTGACCAACCACCCCAAGGGCAACAGTCCGCTCGTCACCAGGTGGATGCTGAGCTCCGGCTCCGTCATCAAGATCTTCCTCCACAGCGAGATCCGTGACCTGACCTTTCTCGTCCGCATTCCGCGCCGGGATGAGGAATACGAGCGAGACTACATCAACAAGGTGGAAGACTACTTGACGAGGCACGGATTGAGAGCCACGCCGGCCCCGGCCCTCGCGCCGCCGGGCCCCCCTCGTAccggcggccatgtcgacTTGTTTAAGGCGCTCGCCGAACCCGCCGCCCGTAGGGTGGGCTTCGAGCaaccggcgccggccgacgccggacCCTCGAGGCGAAAAGACCCGCCCCACGTTATTCGCAGGGAATGGACCGGCTCCGGCAAGTATAATCGGATTCGCACCCTCGGCAAGGGTGCTTTTGCCGTCGTCTACAAGGTCACCTCCAAGTACGACGGTAGGCCGTACGCGGCCAAGGAGATCGAGAAACGTCGCTTCATTAAGAATGGGGTCGTGGATCAAAAGGTGGAAAACGAGATGAAGATCATGCGAAGGGTCCAGCAT CCCAACATTGTACGATACATGGAAAACATTGAGTGGGACGATCGCCtgctcatcatcatcatggaGTACGTCCCCCTTGGCGACCTGGGGAAGATGATATCGGAGGCCGGAGCCTTCCACGAGGATATGTCGCAGACCGTGTCGAGGCAGTTGCTGAGTGCCCTCGGCTATCTTCACGCCAACAACATCACCCATCGGGATGTCAAACCGGACAATATTCTCATCAGTTCCATGGATCCCGTCGAGGTCAAGCTCACCGACTTTGGCCTGTCCAAGGTCGTCGATACGGAACAGACGTTTCTGAGGACCTTTTGCGGCACTCTGCTGTACTGCGCGCCAGAGGTCTACACCGAGTATGCCGAGTACGATGACAACGGTGTGAGGAACAGGGGAAAGAAGATGCGCCGCATGCCCGGCCAGAGGTACAGCCATGCCGTCGACATCTGGTCCCTCGGCGGAGTTCTCTTTTACATCCTGACGGGCTCCCCGCCCTACCCTGTCAAGTCTGGCATCAGTCCCTCTGAGCTTCTGCACAAggtgatgacgacgccgcTGAACGTCTCGCCGCTGCAGACGTATGGCGTCTCGGAGCAGGGCATTGAGTTCATGCATCGGATGCTGCAGAGGCGACCGGAAAACCGCGCCACCATCGTCGAACTGGAGAGCCACTCTTGGCTCGGCGGGCAGGGCTCCATCATCCAGACGTCGCAATCGTACGACGAAATtaccgacgacgaagacatTGCCGAGCCATCACTGTTCCGCCAACCTGTCGGCTACGAGTACGATCGAGTGAGTGACTCGATGGGTGAGGAGTCAGAAAAGGAgaacgacggcgtcgccggagGAAAGCAGCCGCCGCGCCTCTTCGGAGAGGTAGGAGTGTCGGCGATCGGCAGCTCTGGCGTCATCCCTTCGGGCTATCTAGACCTGCCCGTCGAGGACACCGACATGGGTGGGAGTGAGATACCAGACTCCCACGGGGATGAAGAAGACGACTCCGACCGCTCTGATACAACCAAGGAAAAGAACCGGGTCGCGTTTCACTACAACTCAACATCCGTTTATCCAAACCAGTCCGCGGACCAGCTGCAGAGCTTGGTCGAAGAGGTTGCGTCCCAGAGCCTTGGTGGCAAGGGGAGCGTGGCAGACAGCAACCTGGCCACCGCATCGCAGTACCGGCCTCAGTCGCTGGACCCGAACTGCAGCAAGAGGAAACCACCATCGCACGATACGAGCGACGAAATGTTGGACGAAATAGCACCAGGGgggaagccgacgatgaagagaTTCAAGTCGAATGTTACCATGGACGATGTCACCGACGATATTCTTGCCGAGTTTAAGTTGCTCGCCTCCATGCCTCAGGTCAGGAGATTGGGGTCCGGCAGGCAGGTGGACACGCCTGTGAGCAAGGTCATATTCTGGGAGAAGGATCTTGGGACGTGGCATCTTCAGTACCCCGAGATGACCCAGCTTCAATATGATGCCTTCTCTCAAGCCGCCCGGCAACGGGACGAGGAGTTTGGACCAAACAAGTCTCCGCTCTGGGACTTGGCAATGAAGTACTTCGCCCCAAACCCCCGGTCACCAGATCAAGTCGACGCTTCACCTCCGGCAGGCCGTGTCGGAGCGAAGCGTGACGACCGCAAGCTGGTCGATGACACCATGGATATCCCATCAACAGCTgctcccgtcgacggcgagccgggACATCCGACCCAGCCCCCGGATACGCAGATTGTCGTGCCGGTACAAGCTGGCAATGCCGCAAATCGCGCTCTAGCCGTCATCGAGTCTCACCCCGAGTCCTGCGTCCAAGGCGTATCCTTCCCCATCACCGACTCGCTTTGCACCTTTGGAAGGGCCAAAGAAAATACGGAAATCTTTCAGGACAAACAGGAGCAGAGAGTGCCAAAGTTTGCCTTCAAGATGTTATTATGGAAAGAGTATTACGATCCCGCAAAGGACCCGGTCAAGAATACACACCCTTGGCAAAAGGAGTCGTCTCCCGATGATGTGTCGTACGAGTTTTGGATCTCGACCAAGGCCACACTTGGAATTAGGATAAACGGGTATAACCTGGCATCGTCGGATACGAAAAACCCAAGTGGACCCGCTCAATACTGGGCCAAAGTCAAGGACGGCgacaccatcaccatctGGGGCGGCCAGGACCCTAAGCATCAAACCAAACTCGTCTTCCGTTGCTTTTGGGGGGGTTCGACGAAACCCCGTTCGAGGGACAGGCAGCAGCTCGAGCTGGCAAGCCAGCCTCTCGCCCAGAAACTTGATTCCGCCTGCTTTAGGACGGAGAAGCGGATACGCGAAGTGGCAGAGAGGCGTCGTAGGCTCAGCGAAGTCAAGGTGGAGCACGACGGACGTCTGAAGAACGTTGAGATGGAGCGGGAGCGCAGCCACATGTTCGAGAACAGGAGGTTGGCGGCTGTGGAATATCTCAGCTCCACGGTGCAACAGGGTCCTTCACGAAGGGACGCACCGTCGAGCCTGGCGTCCACGGTGCACGGTGGGAGAGCTCAGGGAATTGCGCAGAAGTCAGATCTGGTCCGATGA